One window of the Sulfitobacter alexandrii genome contains the following:
- the gspK gene encoding type II secretion system minor pseudopilin GspK, protein MNRQSGFVLVNALVIVAALAGAAVILLTRAEGGRARLQASQTAGQLTYYLDAFDALAITLLNEDLMSGSHDHPGEAWARTDISVPLDRGRVAGRIIDQQALFNLNWLNDQTFGAAQPAFDKVLQRAGISPRVGDQIRDFIQPGGPANKRAYAALSPGRAPIGGALLIFDQIADIPGLTAGQIDQLRSVVTAIPGSQPININTAPLDLIVDLIPDIPPGTLYQVLGTRRSTPFTSLDGFTDALEARLGGDLPETFAPERLSVSTDWFRAEIAAELDGHLARRTTQMYRLGRQTGTLVNLRISQFD, encoded by the coding sequence ATGAACCGCCAGTCCGGCTTTGTTCTCGTCAATGCGCTGGTGATCGTCGCCGCCCTTGCCGGTGCGGCCGTAATCCTGCTGACAAGGGCCGAAGGCGGCCGTGCGCGGCTGCAGGCCAGCCAGACAGCCGGACAATTGACCTACTACCTCGACGCCTTCGATGCGCTGGCCATCACCCTGCTGAACGAAGACCTGATGAGCGGCAGCCACGACCATCCCGGAGAAGCATGGGCCCGCACCGACATTTCCGTGCCGCTGGACCGTGGGCGCGTGGCGGGACGGATCATCGATCAGCAGGCGCTTTTCAACCTCAACTGGCTGAACGACCAGACCTTCGGTGCCGCACAGCCGGCGTTCGACAAGGTGCTTCAACGCGCCGGAATATCGCCGCGCGTGGGCGACCAGATCCGTGACTTCATTCAGCCCGGCGGCCCCGCGAACAAGCGCGCCTATGCGGCCCTCTCCCCCGGTCGTGCGCCGATCGGGGGCGCGCTTCTCATCTTCGACCAGATCGCAGACATTCCCGGCCTGACAGCGGGCCAGATCGACCAGCTGCGCTCGGTCGTCACCGCGATACCGGGAAGCCAGCCGATCAACATCAATACAGCCCCGCTTGACCTGATCGTCGATCTGATCCCCGACATCCCGCCGGGCACGTTGTACCAGGTGCTCGGGACGCGCCGCAGCACGCCGTTCACCTCTCTGGACGGTTTCACCGACGCGCTCGAGGCGCGCCTGGGCGGAGACCTGCCGGAAACCTTCGCGCCCGAACGACTGAGCGTTTCGACGGACTGGTTCCGTGCCGAGATTGCCGCCGAACTCGACGGGCACTTGGCAAGACGCACGACGCAGATGTACCGGCTCGGGCGACAGACCGGCACCCTCGTCAATCTTCGGATCAGCCAATTTGACTGA
- a CDS encoding type II secretion system protein: MEPELNTGPSGDRGFSLIELLVVISILAILSVGATLTVAGRGSDRAASDRAWFEAQFHALQDLAVQGRTAKGLVVSPGGLRFAHMTGEGWQIGDPVRAWQGKVTLGALAPRPGPDMPQIVLLANGSTSAFDILFSGQGARSQRCRSDGWEGLTCEDD, from the coding sequence ATGGAACCAGAACTGAACACCGGCCCCTCGGGCGACCGCGGGTTTTCCCTGATCGAGCTGCTGGTCGTGATCTCGATTCTCGCCATTCTTTCTGTGGGGGCGACGCTGACTGTCGCGGGGCGCGGTAGCGACCGCGCCGCATCCGACCGCGCCTGGTTCGAAGCCCAATTTCACGCGCTGCAGGATCTCGCGGTTCAGGGCCGCACCGCCAAGGGGCTGGTCGTCTCGCCCGGCGGGCTGCGCTTTGCGCACATGACGGGCGAGGGCTGGCAGATCGGTGATCCGGTAAGGGCCTGGCAAGGCAAGGTGACCCTTGGGGCACTTGCCCCCCGTCCGGGTCCCGACATGCCGCAGATCGTCCTGCTGGCCAATGGCAGCACCAGCGCTTTCGACATCCTTTTTTCCGGCCAGGGCGCCAGATCGCAAAGGTGCCGCAGCGACGGCTGGGAGGGACTGACATGCGAAGACGACTGA
- the gspG gene encoding type II secretion system major pseudopilin GspG, whose translation MERAASSQSIRKARRHTAGDDGFSLLELMVVVVILSILALVIVPRVIDRPDQARAARAQSDIAAISGAINLYRLDNFRYPTTEQGLAALVNRPTTDPQPPNWATNGYMERLPVDPWGQPYQYLQPGVHGDFDVFSYGADGVTGGSGPDADIGSWNQN comes from the coding sequence ATGGAACGAGCCGCTTCTTCACAGAGCATCCGGAAGGCCCGCCGGCACACCGCGGGCGACGATGGGTTTTCCCTTCTGGAACTGATGGTTGTGGTCGTGATCCTGTCGATTCTCGCGCTTGTGATCGTGCCCCGCGTGATCGACAGACCCGATCAGGCGCGCGCGGCGCGCGCGCAGTCTGACATCGCGGCGATCTCGGGTGCGATCAACCTCTACCGGCTGGACAATTTCCGTTACCCGACGACCGAGCAAGGGCTTGCGGCGCTGGTGAACCGCCCCACAACCGACCCGCAGCCTCCGAACTGGGCCACCAACGGCTACATGGAACGTCTTCCGGTGGATCCGTGGGGGCAACCCTACCAGTATCTCCAACCGGGCGTGCACGGTGATTTCGACGTGTTCTCGTATGGGGCCGACGGGGTGACCGGCGGCTCGGGGCCGGACGCTGACATCGGGTCATGGAACCAGAACTGA
- a CDS encoding type II secretion system protein GspJ, whose translation MTDGAGDKGISLIELVVAMAIFALVAVMGLQGLSGMLHIRDRLTEMDDTTSELSRTVALLRNDLNAIVPMRFFPPGEGPDNALAQSDDGRIFALSLAGQPELSPATGGGGFHRAEWRLDQTDKTLKRRVWTTLTPVDPQVLQPALTLMSGVEEMRIRSYWSGMGWIDGPTNPVLRNLVTAEVSDEDRTGPAPENYSDFLPLAIEVTLNTVRWGDITLVETLR comes from the coding sequence GTGACCGACGGGGCCGGCGACAAGGGCATCAGCCTGATCGAACTCGTGGTGGCGATGGCGATCTTTGCACTGGTCGCGGTGATGGGTCTGCAGGGGCTTTCGGGAATGCTCCATATCAGGGACCGGCTGACCGAGATGGACGACACCACCTCGGAACTCTCCCGCACTGTCGCGCTGCTTCGCAACGACCTGAACGCGATCGTTCCGATGCGGTTCTTTCCACCGGGCGAAGGACCAGACAACGCTTTGGCGCAAAGCGACGACGGTCGGATATTTGCGCTGTCCCTTGCAGGGCAACCGGAACTGTCGCCGGCCACCGGTGGCGGCGGGTTTCACCGTGCGGAGTGGCGACTGGACCAGACCGACAAGACGCTGAAGCGGAGGGTCTGGACGACGCTCACGCCCGTGGATCCCCAGGTTCTGCAGCCCGCGCTCACGCTCATGTCCGGCGTCGAGGAAATGAGAATCCGCAGCTACTGGAGCGGGATGGGCTGGATCGACGGCCCCACCAACCCCGTCTTGCGAAACCTCGTGACTGCCGAGGTGTCTGACGAAGACCGCACCGGACCGGCGCCCGAAAACTACTCCGACTTCCTTCCGCTTGCGATAGAGGTGACGCTGAACACGGTGCGATGGGGTGACATCACGCTGGTGGAGACATTGAGATGA
- a CDS encoding prepilin peptidase, with amino-acid sequence MSGAGPLLALVILLGPAVGSFLGVLVDRLPRHEDTVFQRSACRNCGVALPFWRMIPILSFVLARGRCGTCGAAIPPWLFYMELTCLGGSVLAVLQGGTAVDVILSAAFLWMLTALAAADLLWLRLFDPLTAALALIAFGMAMAPAGAGLAQAALGTLLGAGSFAILRWSYWLWRGREGLGLGDVKLMVGLGAFAGPYDLPLLILLAALSALGVALLQRLLSPAPLAPDRPLPFGAALCAAAAVLWLIGPQLVPVGWN; translated from the coding sequence ATGAGCGGCGCAGGTCCGCTGCTGGCGCTGGTGATCCTGCTCGGGCCGGCGGTGGGGTCTTTCCTTGGTGTCCTCGTGGACCGCTTGCCGCGGCACGAGGACACGGTGTTTCAGCGATCCGCCTGCCGAAATTGCGGCGTCGCCCTTCCCTTCTGGCGGATGATCCCGATCCTGTCATTTGTGCTGGCGCGAGGACGCTGCGGTACCTGCGGGGCGGCCATCCCGCCCTGGCTCTTCTACATGGAATTAACCTGCCTTGGCGGGTCCGTGCTCGCGGTCCTGCAGGGAGGGACGGCGGTGGACGTCATTCTATCGGCGGCATTCCTGTGGATGCTGACCGCGCTGGCGGCGGCCGATCTGCTTTGGCTGCGCTTGTTCGATCCGCTGACCGCCGCGCTGGCCTTGATCGCGTTCGGCATGGCGATGGCCCCCGCCGGCGCGGGACTGGCGCAGGCCGCTTTGGGCACGTTACTGGGGGCGGGTTCATTCGCGATCCTTCGATGGAGCTACTGGCTGTGGCGCGGACGGGAGGGTCTGGGGCTTGGCGATGTGAAGCTGATGGTGGGTCTCGGGGCCTTTGCAGGGCCCTACGATCTCCCGCTCCTGATCCTGCTGGCCGCATTGTCGGCCCTCGGCGTTGCGCTGCTGCAGCGGCTCCTGTCGCCCGCTCCGCTCGCGCCCGACCGGCCACTGCCCTTCGGCGCCGCGCTTTGCGCCGCGGCGGCGGTCCTGTGGCTCATCGGGCCGCAGTTGGTGCCTGTCGGCTGGAATTGA
- a CDS encoding type IV pilus modification PilV family protein: MRRRLRGNDRGLTLIELAVAVLVLSIGSIAALRAADQSRLAIGGAADRLIAQIAARNRAEELRLVPPGERAALPGTVTIGGQAIDIDTTTKTTAAGLVEATVTARSARGGGAIFVLYLPVEPPA; encoded by the coding sequence ATGCGAAGACGACTGAGGGGAAACGACAGGGGCCTTACCCTGATAGAGCTGGCCGTGGCCGTGTTGGTGCTGTCGATCGGCAGCATTGCCGCCCTGCGCGCCGCCGACCAGTCCCGATTGGCCATCGGCGGCGCCGCGGACCGGCTGATAGCGCAGATCGCGGCCCGCAACCGCGCCGAGGAACTGCGGCTGGTGCCCCCCGGCGAACGCGCCGCCCTGCCCGGCACCGTGACCATCGGCGGGCAGGCGATAGACATCGACACCACGACCAAGACGACCGCCGCGGGACTGGTCGAAGCGACGGTCACCGCGCGATCGGCTCGGGGCGGAGGAGCCATCTTCGTACTGTACCTGCCGGTGGAGCCCCCGGCGTGA
- the gspM gene encoding type II secretion system protein GspM translates to MNGRLIDFLLQRSARERLLLAVLFGLGLPLLIVFAVLLPLKDRKAAALAANTEAVALNIWVQERAAELASLSSAPVEARSDPIGSSAIEESLIRADLRPYVSELGVADGGVIELRFDLVKFTALADWISANSRTWGYDISSFRFEASQESGKVSARLSLAPAS, encoded by the coding sequence ATGAACGGGCGACTGATCGACTTTCTTCTGCAAAGGTCCGCGCGGGAGCGCCTGCTGCTCGCGGTTCTCTTCGGCCTGGGCCTTCCCTTGCTGATCGTCTTTGCCGTGCTGTTGCCCCTGAAGGATCGCAAGGCCGCCGCCCTTGCCGCGAATACCGAAGCGGTTGCATTGAACATCTGGGTACAGGAGCGCGCCGCGGAGCTTGCGAGCCTTTCAAGCGCACCGGTCGAAGCCCGGTCCGATCCCATCGGGTCGAGCGCGATAGAGGAAAGCCTGATCCGGGCCGACCTGCGGCCCTATGTCAGCGAATTGGGCGTGGCGGACGGTGGCGTGATCGAATTGCGGTTCGACCTGGTGAAATTCACCGCGCTGGCGGACTGGATTTCTGCCAACAGCCGCACGTGGGGCTACGACATCTCGTCCTTCCGGTTCGAGGCCTCGCAGGAATCGGGGAAAGTCAGCGCGCGGCTTTCCCTCGCGCCCGCATCATGA
- the gspL gene encoding type II secretion system protein GspL, with protein sequence MHRGGGRQHGKRQLTETPTYDAGKEFVALTRGGPAPGPQQIAVVPGAEVPIFSLDLPPGLRGQAREQVARRQLQDRAGLTAETTQIRPVYMPRQSDRWSKVLIADSALLAEWKAAAGPQCRAVLPDYLTLPTANGIWTVAGQDGYHVVRLAPDEGFAAQPDIALAMLERELDGQSAPPGAMLVLGPVPEGLEELAGKHEVPIIAEAAEAKALGLEEPTILGHGELDFDLRRDPQLARARLRRQVLPWRWPVLFAAIAAALWSAAQIIETGRIEARTDQLNALTQNLVRENFIPTGPLLDVRVQVSQVMAARQAQASADGDESSAMDLFAIAAGVLSAQGVQTDQASTVSASEVALDLTLPDFASVDRLAADLRAAGLDVEIVESRVSDGSSAVRSEIRLRAPDREAAE encoded by the coding sequence CTGCATCGTGGCGGTGGAAGACAGCACGGGAAACGGCAGCTGACCGAAACGCCAACATACGATGCCGGCAAGGAGTTTGTCGCGCTGACGCGGGGTGGACCTGCGCCCGGACCGCAACAGATCGCCGTTGTGCCGGGCGCAGAGGTGCCGATTTTCAGCCTGGATCTGCCACCGGGTCTGCGGGGTCAGGCGCGCGAACAGGTCGCCCGGCGGCAGTTGCAGGACCGTGCCGGCCTGACGGCGGAAACCACCCAGATCAGGCCCGTCTACATGCCAAGGCAGAGCGACCGCTGGTCGAAGGTCCTGATCGCGGACAGCGCTCTTCTGGCCGAATGGAAGGCGGCTGCCGGGCCGCAGTGCCGCGCGGTTTTGCCCGACTACCTGACCCTGCCGACAGCCAACGGCATCTGGACGGTCGCGGGGCAGGACGGATACCACGTCGTCCGTCTCGCTCCGGACGAGGGCTTCGCGGCGCAGCCCGACATCGCGCTCGCCATGCTGGAACGGGAACTGGACGGGCAGTCAGCCCCGCCGGGCGCCATGCTTGTACTCGGTCCAGTGCCCGAGGGGCTCGAGGAACTGGCAGGCAAGCATGAAGTTCCGATCATCGCCGAAGCCGCGGAAGCGAAGGCGCTGGGGCTGGAGGAACCGACGATACTGGGCCATGGCGAGCTTGATTTCGATCTGCGCCGTGACCCCCAGCTTGCCCGTGCGCGGCTGCGCAGGCAGGTTCTGCCGTGGCGCTGGCCGGTGCTGTTCGCCGCCATCGCTGCCGCGCTCTGGTCGGCCGCCCAGATCATCGAGACCGGGCGGATCGAGGCGCGAACCGACCAGCTGAACGCCCTGACCCAGAACCTCGTCCGCGAGAATTTCATTCCTACCGGCCCCCTGCTGGACGTGCGTGTTCAGGTCAGCCAGGTGATGGCGGCCCGGCAGGCGCAGGCGTCGGCAGACGGCGATGAATCCTCGGCCATGGACCTTTTTGCCATCGCCGCCGGCGTGCTGAGCGCACAGGGCGTGCAGACCGATCAGGCCAGCACCGTTTCCGCTTCCGAAGTTGCGCTGGACCTGACATTGCCCGATTTCGCCAGCGTTGACCGCTTGGCAGCCGACCTGCGCGCAGCCGGCTTGGACGTGGAGATCGTGGAGTCGCGCGTCAGCGACGGCTCTTCCGCCGTCCGAAGCGAAATCCGCCTGCGCGCGCCCGATCGGGAGGCGGCGGAATGA